One region of Thermococcus sp. MAR1 genomic DNA includes:
- a CDS encoding fumarylacetoacetate hydrolase family protein encodes MVRLPFRDGFYELRPSKIICLGRNYAEHAKEMGSDVPEEPVIFLKPPSSLIGPGEPIILPRMSKRVDHEVELAVIIGKRGRRIPREKAFDYILGYTILLDITARDLQQEAKKKGLPWTVSKGFDTFAPVGPRVVDRRELNIADLEIGLRVNGQLRQLGRTSEMIFKVPEIIEYVSTIMTLEPGDIIATGTPAGVGPLRHGDRVEAWIEGIGKVEFDVLAEGSILC; translated from the coding sequence ATGGTTCGCCTTCCATTTCGCGACGGCTTTTACGAGCTGAGGCCGAGCAAGATAATCTGCCTCGGCAGGAACTATGCTGAGCACGCAAAGGAAATGGGGAGTGACGTCCCAGAGGAACCCGTCATCTTCCTCAAGCCCCCGAGCTCACTCATAGGGCCGGGTGAGCCTATAATCCTGCCCAGAATGAGCAAGCGCGTTGACCACGAGGTTGAGCTGGCGGTGATAATCGGGAAGCGCGGGAGGAGAATCCCGAGGGAAAAGGCGTTCGATTATATCCTCGGCTACACGATACTCCTTGACATAACTGCCAGAGATCTGCAGCAGGAGGCAAAGAAGAAGGGCCTCCCCTGGACGGTCTCGAAGGGCTTTGACACCTTTGCCCCGGTCGGCCCGAGGGTCGTTGACAGGCGCGAGCTGAACATAGCAGACCTTGAAATCGGCCTCAGGGTGAACGGCCAACTCAGGCAACTCGGAAGGACGAGCGAGATGATATTCAAAGTCCCGGAGATAATCGAATACGTCTCAACCATAATGACGCTCGAACCCGGCGACATAATAGCTACTGGAACCCCCGCTGGAGTAGGCCCGCTCAGGCACGGCGACAGGGTTGAGGCGTGGATAGAGGGCATCGGTAAGGTCGAGTTCGATGTTCTGGCCGAGGGTTCAATACTCTGCTGA
- a CDS encoding M1 family aminopeptidase — protein sequence MRKALLASLVILVVLVSGCLGGNTTTGTTSTGSASNTVSSLQSPASQHKTPLKFLYPEERADVNMTFENMTEFFWKTYSAVPYSQHGNISVNYTDGTFRGRYEFVLTNFTSGTLYLALLVTPKDPITLNITIEGVPLELSRMDVYRWVDEDGVGIEIYAVNVSTSLSELHGVATYEFRYLENEDYLREMWKQDVLIGTDFSWWEFASRNATITVIPTFPENTVFVLSEWGIVRSGMKVVYNSSLKPYEGFTLYIPDMEWKGFQWNGVNFTVYFTKSIYNEEGFDLVKREFTFAMGLYSNLTGILPVERFDAVFFPGLRKMMYKRFGKKPFGIDLGHVILVECLVDMEDSAVNYASIIFHEIAHEWAGYYASFGYFSEPLATFMQMEAYGRWNPGDYLSWLDQNEYTTLKYGGDVPFYEVVRDPMKYPRSILTLYWKGAFMLRSLRFIVGDETFNRALHDVLEECHSSSCNYTEFIRTVENVSGEDLGWFFDEWFNSTLFPDYNITSLSLSPAEDGYNLTFTIVDASNFTMPVPVRIYLDDESYVEGTVWVNGTATVSFELPSKPVRIVIDPDEVMANVNREFEVKGIEVDVN from the coding sequence GTGAGGAAGGCCCTTCTTGCTTCCCTGGTTATTCTCGTGGTTCTCGTGAGCGGCTGTCTCGGTGGGAATACGACAACCGGAACGACATCAACTGGATCGGCCTCGAACACAGTTTCGTCCCTTCAATCACCGGCTTCTCAGCACAAGACGCCGCTGAAGTTCCTCTACCCAGAAGAGCGGGCTGACGTAAACATGACCTTTGAGAACATGACCGAATTCTTCTGGAAGACGTATTCTGCAGTGCCTTATTCCCAGCATGGGAACATAAGCGTGAACTACACGGATGGAACCTTCAGGGGCAGGTACGAGTTCGTCCTCACAAATTTCACCTCTGGAACGCTTTATCTGGCGCTCCTCGTCACCCCGAAGGACCCTATAACCCTCAACATCACCATAGAGGGCGTTCCGCTTGAGCTTTCCCGCATGGACGTCTACAGATGGGTTGATGAAGATGGCGTTGGTATCGAGATTTACGCGGTCAACGTCTCGACCAGCCTGTCCGAGCTCCACGGCGTTGCCACCTACGAGTTTCGATACCTTGAGAACGAGGATTACCTGCGTGAGATGTGGAAGCAGGACGTCCTCATTGGAACCGACTTTTCCTGGTGGGAGTTTGCTTCGAGGAATGCAACCATCACGGTAATCCCCACGTTTCCAGAGAACACGGTTTTTGTGCTGTCAGAGTGGGGCATAGTCCGTTCGGGCATGAAGGTCGTTTACAACTCCTCCCTTAAGCCCTACGAAGGCTTTACACTCTACATCCCGGACATGGAATGGAAGGGCTTCCAGTGGAACGGGGTAAACTTCACCGTCTATTTCACCAAGAGCATATACAACGAGGAAGGCTTTGATTTGGTTAAAAGGGAGTTCACCTTCGCCATGGGGCTGTACAGCAACCTGACCGGGATTCTTCCGGTTGAAAGGTTTGATGCCGTCTTCTTCCCTGGTTTGCGGAAGATGATGTACAAACGCTTTGGAAAGAAGCCCTTTGGAATAGATTTAGGACATGTTATACTCGTGGAATGCCTCGTTGACATGGAAGACTCCGCGGTAAACTATGCTTCAATAATCTTCCATGAGATTGCCCACGAGTGGGCCGGCTATTACGCTTCCTTCGGTTACTTTAGCGAACCACTGGCAACTTTTATGCAGATGGAAGCATACGGGAGATGGAACCCCGGAGACTATCTCTCCTGGCTGGATCAAAACGAGTACACGACGCTGAAATATGGGGGCGATGTGCCCTTCTACGAGGTGGTGAGGGACCCGATGAAGTACCCCCGCTCTATCCTCACCCTTTACTGGAAGGGCGCCTTCATGCTCCGCTCCCTCCGCTTCATCGTTGGAGATGAGACCTTCAACAGGGCCCTTCACGACGTTCTTGAGGAGTGCCACAGCTCCTCCTGCAACTACACGGAATTCATCAGAACGGTTGAGAACGTTTCCGGCGAAGACCTCGGCTGGTTCTTCGACGAGTGGTTCAACTCAACGCTGTTCCCGGACTACAACATCACCTCCCTGAGCCTTTCACCGGCGGAGGACGGCTACAACCTGACCTTCACCATCGTCGACGCCAGCAACTTTACGATGCCCGTCCCGGTGCGGATTTACCTCGATGACGAGAGCTATGTTGAGGGGACGGTCTGGGTTAACGGAACGGCAACGGTGAGCTTTGAACTCCCCTCCAAGCCGGTGAGGATAGTCATCGACCCGGATGAGGTAATGGCCAATGTGAACAGGGAGTTTGAGGTCAAAGGGATAGAGGTGGATGTGAATTGA
- a CDS encoding acetate--CoA ligase family protein, whose product MEAPKLDFLFYPKSVAVIGASNVPGKIGNSIMRSITLNFSGKVYAVNVKGGEVEVNGKRFKVYRSIKEIPDEVDVAVIAVPAKFVPDVIDECGEKGVKGAVVISAGFKEAGRAELEEELVKRARKWGIRLVGPNCLGVTNLENGFDCNFNPPERQARPAFGKVAFMSQSGAFGAAILDWAASHKIGMSKFISLGNMADLDESDFIAYLGQDEKTGVITGYIEGVKDGRKFFNVAKEVTLRKPIIILKAGRTEAGAKAAASHTGSLAGSYKIYEAAFEQTGVLSAKSMRQLFNYAKALAMQKPAKGNRVAIVTNGGGAGVMMSDGLLEKGMKLAELSEETNERFRNAIERRELPEHMSYKNPIDIIGDAPSSRYEIAMRYALEDENVDVLVVIALFQSPALDEGIVEAMAKMKAYGKPIVFVAPGGDYPHKMARNIELKGVPVYETVEDGVDAVYALVKYGEWLGENGKL is encoded by the coding sequence ATGGAGGCACCAAAGCTCGATTTCCTGTTTTATCCGAAGAGCGTCGCTGTCATCGGGGCGTCAAACGTCCCCGGAAAGATAGGAAACTCGATAATGCGCTCGATAACGCTCAACTTCAGCGGAAAGGTCTACGCCGTCAACGTCAAGGGCGGCGAGGTCGAGGTCAACGGGAAGCGCTTTAAAGTTTACAGGAGCATTAAGGAGATACCGGACGAGGTTGACGTCGCAGTCATAGCGGTTCCGGCGAAGTTTGTGCCAGATGTTATAGACGAGTGCGGCGAGAAGGGCGTTAAAGGGGCTGTTGTCATCTCCGCTGGCTTCAAGGAGGCCGGAAGGGCAGAGCTTGAGGAGGAACTCGTTAAGCGTGCCAGGAAGTGGGGAATAAGGCTTGTCGGCCCGAACTGTCTCGGCGTCACCAACCTCGAGAACGGCTTCGACTGCAACTTCAACCCGCCGGAGAGACAGGCCAGGCCGGCCTTCGGAAAGGTCGCCTTCATGAGCCAGAGTGGAGCGTTCGGCGCTGCAATCCTCGACTGGGCCGCCAGCCACAAGATAGGAATGAGCAAGTTCATCAGCCTCGGAAACATGGCCGACCTCGACGAGAGCGATTTCATAGCCTACCTCGGTCAGGATGAGAAGACCGGAGTTATCACCGGCTACATCGAGGGCGTCAAGGACGGTAGGAAGTTCTTCAACGTCGCCAAGGAGGTCACCCTCAGGAAGCCCATCATCATCCTCAAGGCCGGCAGGACCGAGGCTGGAGCTAAAGCAGCAGCAAGCCACACCGGTTCGCTCGCCGGTTCCTACAAGATATATGAGGCCGCCTTTGAGCAGACCGGTGTTCTGAGCGCCAAGAGTATGCGCCAGCTCTTCAACTACGCCAAAGCTCTGGCCATGCAGAAGCCGGCCAAAGGAAACCGCGTGGCCATAGTCACCAACGGCGGTGGAGCCGGAGTCATGATGAGCGACGGCCTGCTCGAGAAGGGAATGAAGCTCGCCGAGCTGAGCGAAGAGACCAACGAGCGCTTTAGGAATGCCATAGAGAGGAGGGAGCTTCCCGAGCACATGAGTTACAAGAACCCAATCGACATCATCGGCGACGCCCCGTCGAGCCGCTATGAGATAGCGATGCGCTACGCGCTGGAGGATGAAAACGTCGATGTCCTCGTCGTCATAGCTCTCTTCCAGAGTCCTGCTTTGGATGAGGGAATCGTCGAGGCGATGGCTAAGATGAAGGCCTACGGCAAGCCGATAGTCTTCGTTGCCCCAGGTGGAGATTATCCCCACAAGATGGCCAGGAACATCGAGCTCAAGGGCGTTCCTGTCTACGAGACCGTCGAGGACGGCGTCGATGCCGTCTACGCCCTCGTCAAGTACGGCGAGTGGCTGGGGGAGAACGGGAAGCTCTAA
- a CDS encoding DUF211 domain-containing protein — protein MAKGIRLLVLDVLKPHQPMVTELALGLSELEGVDGVNITLVEIDKETENVKITMVGDNLDYDEIVRTIEEFGGVVHSIDMVAAGKKIVEEGETPQDKLEEY, from the coding sequence ATGGCGAAGGGCATAAGACTTCTCGTCCTAGACGTGCTCAAGCCGCACCAGCCCATGGTGACGGAGCTGGCTCTTGGACTCAGCGAGCTTGAGGGCGTCGACGGCGTCAACATAACACTGGTGGAGATAGACAAGGAAACGGAGAACGTCAAGATAACGATGGTCGGCGACAACCTCGACTACGATGAGATAGTTCGGACGATAGAGGAGTTTGGAGGAGTCGTCCACAGCATAGACATGGTCGCGGCGGGCAAAAAGATAGTCGAGGAAGGCGAAACTCCCCAGGACAAACTGGAGGAGTACTGA
- the trm14 gene encoding tRNA (guanine(6)-N2)-methyltransferase yields MRLLLTTSQGIEDLARAEVENLLSGLGVPFRVEEKPLGVEGRVLAEVGEAFYTDEKGRKRELSVSTYLNERSRLLHRVIMEIASERFEGIGEDEPDLALRRIEEFVSELPVERYVKVSEPFAVRSFRKGEHKITSLDISKTVGKAIFKRLERFGRPKVNLDHPAVIFRAELIGDVFFLGIDTTGDSSLHKRPWRVYDHPAHLKASIANALIELAKPDGGPFIDSFCGSGTIPIELALRGYEGRILGLEKYRKHLRGAEMNALSAGVMGRIEFLLGDATRLSEYVKSVDFAVSNLPYGLKIGRKSTIPRLYMDFFAELAKVLEKRGVFITTEKRAIERAIIENGFEIKHYRLIGHGGLMVHTYVIE; encoded by the coding sequence ATGAGGCTTTTGCTGACGACTTCGCAGGGGATAGAAGACCTCGCGAGGGCCGAGGTCGAGAACCTGCTCTCTGGACTTGGAGTTCCGTTTCGAGTGGAGGAGAAGCCACTCGGCGTTGAGGGAAGGGTTTTAGCTGAAGTCGGCGAGGCCTTCTACACCGACGAAAAGGGCAGGAAGAGGGAGCTTAGCGTTTCAACCTATCTTAACGAGCGCTCAAGGCTCCTCCACCGCGTAATCATGGAGATAGCGAGCGAGCGCTTTGAGGGGATTGGGGAAGACGAACCCGACCTTGCCCTCAGGAGGATAGAAGAGTTCGTCTCAGAGCTTCCGGTGGAAAGGTACGTCAAGGTTAGCGAACCCTTTGCGGTGCGCTCCTTCAGGAAGGGTGAACATAAGATAACGAGCCTCGATATATCAAAGACCGTCGGAAAGGCGATATTCAAGAGGCTTGAGCGCTTCGGAAGGCCAAAGGTCAACCTCGACCACCCGGCGGTAATTTTCAGGGCGGAACTTATAGGAGACGTCTTCTTCCTCGGGATAGATACGACTGGAGATAGTTCCCTTCACAAGAGGCCGTGGCGCGTTTACGACCACCCCGCTCATCTCAAGGCCAGCATAGCGAACGCCCTCATAGAGCTGGCAAAACCGGACGGAGGTCCATTCATCGACTCCTTCTGCGGCTCAGGGACTATTCCGATTGAGTTAGCGCTCAGGGGCTACGAAGGGAGAATACTTGGCCTAGAGAAGTATAGAAAACACCTGCGCGGGGCCGAGATGAACGCCCTCTCCGCAGGAGTCATGGGGAGGATAGAGTTCCTTCTCGGCGACGCCACGAGGCTGAGCGAGTACGTCAAGAGCGTTGACTTCGCGGTGAGCAATCTGCCCTACGGGCTGAAGATAGGGAGGAAGAGCACGATTCCACGGCTCTACATGGACTTCTTTGCCGAGCTGGCAAAGGTTCTCGAAAAGCGCGGCGTCTTCATAACCACCGAAAAGAGGGCGATAGAGAGGGCGATAATCGAGAACGGCTTTGAAATCAAGCACTACCGCCTCATAGGGCACGGAGGGCTTATGGTTCATACCTACGTCATCGAATGA
- a CDS encoding GTPase has translation MKQKKAWRVVREVIDEADLIVEVVDARDPIGTRNRKLERLVREEGKPLLVVMNKADLVPKEWAEEYKRKSDLPVVFISARERKGTGILRREIRKLAKPLLDEREKIKVALIGYPNVGKSTIINTLKGKKAVGTAPIPGYTKGKQLIRLSKKIWLLDSPGVVPIDDFDELVIKGGFPADKIDEPVKPALKLISRILETRREALTEKFGIDEFESEEEVLRRIGERRGLIKAGGEVDIEETARWFLREWQTGRFTLFGKEEEKPRGFVWDFEDVLDGIEEDLLLDPRRILWKYGEELRKKLDNQKRIGIREIEGFTVGIATGFKKCDGGIKLLERLTGKHVLASECFGKKWKGVIAIME, from the coding sequence ATGAAGCAGAAGAAGGCGTGGAGAGTGGTGAGAGAGGTAATAGATGAGGCCGACCTCATCGTCGAGGTGGTTGACGCTCGCGACCCGATCGGAACGAGGAACAGAAAACTGGAGAGACTCGTCCGGGAAGAGGGTAAACCGCTCCTCGTAGTCATGAACAAGGCAGATTTAGTGCCGAAAGAGTGGGCTGAGGAGTATAAGAGGAAGAGCGACCTTCCGGTCGTCTTTATATCGGCCCGCGAGAGAAAGGGAACTGGAATCCTTAGGAGAGAAATAAGGAAGCTCGCAAAACCCCTGCTTGACGAGAGGGAGAAGATTAAGGTCGCACTCATAGGCTACCCCAACGTTGGGAAGAGCACGATAATCAACACGCTGAAAGGCAAGAAGGCCGTTGGCACCGCTCCAATACCGGGCTACACAAAGGGAAAGCAGCTGATAAGGCTCAGCAAGAAGATATGGCTTCTTGACAGCCCGGGAGTTGTTCCCATCGATGATTTCGACGAGCTGGTAATTAAGGGAGGCTTCCCTGCCGACAAAATAGACGAACCCGTCAAACCCGCGTTAAAGCTCATAAGCAGGATCCTTGAGACCAGAAGGGAAGCCCTCACAGAGAAGTTTGGTATAGATGAATTCGAGAGCGAGGAGGAGGTTCTGAGGAGGATAGGTGAGAGGAGAGGCCTGATAAAGGCCGGAGGCGAGGTTGACATCGAGGAGACGGCAAGGTGGTTCCTGAGAGAGTGGCAAACGGGTCGATTTACCCTCTTCGGAAAGGAGGAGGAAAAACCCCGGGGGTTCGTCTGGGACTTCGAGGACGTCCTCGACGGAATCGAGGAAGACCTTCTCCTCGACCCGAGGAGAATTCTCTGGAAATACGGGGAAGAACTCAGAAAAAAACTCGACAACCAGAAGCGCATCGGGATACGTGAAATAGAGGGCTTTACCGTCGGGATAGCGACCGGCTTCAAGAAGTGCGACGGCGGAATAAAGCTCCTCGAAAGGCTCACCGGTAAGCATGTTTTAGCGAGCGAGTGCTTCGGGAAGAAGTGGAAGGGAGTAATAGCTATAATGGAGTGA
- a CDS encoding DUF4493 domain-containing protein, whose translation MKRERLGVVFLLVLSVAMAGCLDNNFVYARGKSVPPGESREWPFKGPANLSVEISSSVPVEVKVVSPDGTVLKDFGTVREVKAVVELPAGGWKVVVKNPGNETAVIDVTLKTEGK comes from the coding sequence ATGAAGAGGGAGCGTTTGGGGGTCGTCTTCCTGCTGGTTCTCTCTGTTGCGATGGCTGGCTGTCTCGACAACAACTTCGTTTACGCCAGGGGAAAGAGCGTCCCACCGGGGGAGAGCAGGGAGTGGCCCTTCAAAGGCCCCGCGAACCTTAGCGTTGAGATAAGCTCCAGCGTTCCGGTTGAGGTGAAGGTGGTCTCCCCCGACGGAACCGTGCTGAAGGATTTTGGAACCGTCAGGGAGGTAAAAGCGGTCGTTGAGCTTCCTGCTGGGGGGTGGAAGGTCGTGGTGAAGAACCCCGGCAACGAGACCGCGGTCATTGATGTGACCCTGAAGACGGAGGGGAAGTAG
- a CDS encoding winged helix-turn-helix domain-containing protein, producing the protein MAKVKVITDPEVIKLMLEDTRRKILGLLRNKEMTISQLSEILGKTPQTIYHHIEKLKEAGLVEVKRTEMKGNLVEKYYGRTADAFYINMYLGDEELRYFARSRLKIKLEIFKALGYEFDDEELLNTMDELLKKEHEYKTEISKEIEANEEALKDFSNEDIIHAIEWLAMARMGRDEEAMELLKRLGKILKK; encoded by the coding sequence ATGGCGAAAGTGAAGGTCATAACAGACCCCGAGGTAATAAAGCTAATGCTTGAGGACACGAGAAGGAAGATACTCGGACTGCTCCGCAACAAGGAGATGACCATCTCCCAGCTCAGCGAGATACTTGGGAAGACTCCCCAGACGATATACCACCACATCGAGAAGCTCAAGGAAGCCGGCCTGGTCGAGGTCAAGAGGACGGAGATGAAGGGCAACCTGGTGGAGAAGTACTACGGAAGGACCGCCGATGCGTTCTACATCAACATGTACCTCGGCGATGAGGAGTTGAGGTACTTCGCCCGCTCAAGGCTTAAGATAAAGCTGGAGATATTCAAGGCCTTGGGTTATGAGTTCGATGATGAGGAGCTGCTCAACACGATGGATGAGCTCCTCAAAAAGGAGCACGAGTATAAGACGGAGATATCCAAGGAGATAGAAGCCAACGAAGAGGCGCTTAAGGACTTCTCCAACGAGGACATCATCCACGCCATCGAGTGGCTCGCCATGGCGAGGATGGGGCGCGATGAAGAGGCAATGGAGCTCCTCAAGAGGCTCGGGAAAATACTTAAAAAGTGA
- a CDS encoding OPT family oligopeptide transporter, with protein sequence MADANWKLGEASWKRKDSDETYREVTPAAIILGVIWGAFMAASFTYAGMIMGFTSGGSAIAAIVGWGVLRGILKKGTVVENNIVQTIASAVNISVSGVIFTIPALYIMGLHQEINTAYFFLATAAGAILGITFIIPLRKQMIEIDRLRFPTGTAVATVLKTPGSGIEKARLLFLGMAVSAAVYLVQQFPVLGLPEIIPEYIDLGAMLHLPGWVSLAMALSLMVFGMGLITGRNGLIVLAGGILSYYIITPIVKTLGWLPSDVTGGAISGFVYANMTRPLGIGMLLGGSIAGLILSMPVIIVALRSIANASKLGTGRNEELPIKYLYAGITLAFLLLLVTTYRLGNLGIGRSLLTALVGVAWIFVASLLVAMSTGMTDWSPVSGLSLVSVMILLYLTGKQVPLTILLGATVGVAISGAADMMQDLKTGHLVGGIPSRQQKVELLTAWIGPIIALTVVGLIWKAYGIGNEMVPAPQAMALKSMVDAILGGNVPVDKFIAGGILGFALSMSGIPGLGVLVGLSMYLPMLYILPYGLGCIVHEIAKRKKGNEFITEKVLPVAAGLMVGEAAMTLLFAVLTVMGVLHP encoded by the coding sequence ATGGCGGACGCCAACTGGAAGCTTGGAGAAGCGAGCTGGAAGCGTAAGGATTCGGACGAGACCTACCGCGAAGTGACGCCCGCTGCTATAATCCTCGGCGTCATCTGGGGCGCCTTCATGGCCGCCAGCTTCACCTACGCGGGAATGATAATGGGCTTCACCTCCGGCGGTTCGGCCATAGCTGCTATCGTCGGATGGGGAGTCCTCAGGGGAATCCTCAAGAAGGGAACCGTCGTTGAGAACAACATCGTCCAGACCATAGCCTCTGCAGTCAACATCTCCGTTTCGGGAGTCATCTTCACCATCCCGGCGCTCTACATCATGGGCCTGCACCAGGAGATTAACACTGCCTACTTTTTCCTCGCCACCGCGGCCGGAGCTATACTGGGAATCACCTTCATAATTCCGCTGAGGAAGCAGATGATTGAGATCGACAGGCTTCGCTTCCCGACCGGAACGGCCGTTGCCACCGTCCTCAAGACCCCGGGAAGCGGAATCGAGAAGGCCAGACTGCTCTTCCTCGGCATGGCCGTCAGCGCGGCCGTCTATCTGGTCCAGCAGTTCCCGGTGCTTGGTCTTCCGGAGATAATCCCAGAGTACATTGACCTCGGCGCGATGCTCCACCTCCCCGGCTGGGTCAGCCTGGCCATGGCCCTCTCGCTGATGGTCTTTGGAATGGGCCTCATCACCGGAAGGAACGGTCTCATAGTCCTCGCCGGTGGAATACTCTCCTACTACATCATCACGCCCATAGTTAAGACTCTCGGCTGGCTTCCGAGCGACGTCACCGGCGGAGCGATCAGCGGCTTCGTCTACGCCAACATGACCAGGCCGCTTGGCATAGGAATGCTCCTCGGCGGCTCGATAGCCGGGCTGATACTCTCGATGCCCGTCATCATAGTCGCCCTCAGGAGCATAGCCAACGCGAGCAAGCTCGGAACCGGAAGGAACGAGGAGCTCCCGATCAAGTACCTCTACGCCGGAATAACCCTCGCCTTCCTCCTCCTGCTGGTCACCACCTACCGGCTGGGCAACCTCGGCATCGGCAGGAGCCTTCTCACTGCACTCGTCGGCGTCGCCTGGATATTCGTCGCCTCGCTGCTCGTCGCCATGTCCACCGGAATGACCGACTGGAGTCCGGTTTCCGGCCTCTCGCTTGTGTCGGTCATGATACTCCTCTACCTCACCGGCAAGCAGGTGCCGCTGACCATACTCCTCGGAGCCACCGTCGGCGTTGCCATCTCAGGAGCGGCCGATATGATGCAGGACCTCAAGACCGGCCACCTCGTCGGTGGAATTCCCTCCAGGCAGCAGAAGGTCGAGCTCCTCACCGCCTGGATAGGGCCGATAATAGCCCTCACCGTCGTCGGCCTCATATGGAAGGCCTACGGAATAGGAAACGAGATGGTTCCTGCCCCGCAGGCCATGGCCCTCAAGTCCATGGTCGACGCTATCCTCGGCGGCAACGTCCCGGTGGACAAGTTCATCGCGGGAGGAATCCTCGGCTTCGCCCTCTCCATGAGCGGAATACCGGGACTCGGTGTCCTCGTTGGCCTGTCGATGTACCTGCCGATGCTCTACATCCTGCCCTACGGACTCGGCTGTATCGTCCACGAGATAGCCAAGAGGAAGAAGGGCAACGAGTTCATAACCGAGAAGGTGCTCCCGGTCGCGGCCGGACTGATGGTCGGAGAGGCGGCAATGACGCTCCTCTTCGCGGTCCTGACCGTTATGGGAGTGCTCCACCCGTGA
- a CDS encoding tryptophan--tRNA ligase, with the protein MDEFKVTPWDVEGVVDYAKLIEEFGTSPLTDELIEKTAELTKSELPIFFRRRFFFSHRDYDKVLADYESGKGFFLYTGRGPSGPMHIGHIIPFFATKWLQEKFGVNLYIQITDDEKFLFKEKLTFDDTKKWAYDNILDIIAVGFDPDKTFIFQDSEFTKIYEMAIPIAKKINYSMARAVFGFTDQSKIGMIFYPAIQAAPTFFEKKRCLIPAAIDQDPYWRLQRDFAESLGYYKTAAIHSKFVPGLMGLEGKMSASKPETAVYLTDDPEEAGKKIWKYALTGGRATAKEQREKGGEPEKCVVFKWFEIFFEPDDKKLMERYHACKSGELLCGQCKRELIERVQAFLKEHQKKRKEAEKKVEKFKYTGELAREQWEKSIPEPLRG; encoded by the coding sequence ATGGACGAATTTAAAGTCACTCCCTGGGACGTTGAGGGTGTTGTGGACTACGCGAAGCTGATAGAGGAATTCGGAACCAGTCCGCTGACGGACGAACTGATAGAGAAAACAGCAGAGCTGACGAAGAGCGAACTGCCAATATTCTTCAGGAGGAGGTTCTTCTTCTCCCACAGGGACTATGACAAGGTTTTAGCCGACTACGAGAGCGGAAAGGGCTTTTTCCTTTACACCGGCAGGGGCCCGAGCGGTCCGATGCACATAGGCCACATCATTCCATTCTTCGCCACAAAGTGGCTCCAGGAGAAGTTCGGCGTGAACCTCTACATCCAGATTACTGACGACGAGAAGTTCCTCTTCAAGGAGAAGCTCACCTTCGACGACACCAAGAAGTGGGCCTACGACAACATCCTTGACATCATAGCTGTCGGCTTCGATCCGGACAAGACCTTCATCTTCCAGGACAGCGAGTTCACCAAGATATACGAGATGGCGATACCGATAGCGAAGAAGATAAACTACTCGATGGCCCGTGCTGTTTTTGGCTTCACCGACCAGAGCAAGATTGGGATGATATTCTACCCGGCGATACAGGCGGCGCCGACCTTCTTTGAGAAGAAGCGCTGTCTCATTCCAGCGGCCATAGACCAGGACCCGTACTGGAGGCTCCAGAGGGACTTTGCAGAGAGCCTCGGCTACTACAAGACCGCTGCCATTCACTCCAAGTTCGTGCCAGGGCTCATGGGCCTCGAGGGCAAGATGAGCGCTTCAAAGCCTGAAACTGCCGTCTACCTCACCGACGACCCGGAGGAGGCCGGTAAGAAGATATGGAAGTACGCTTTAACCGGCGGAAGGGCCACGGCGAAGGAGCAGCGCGAGAAGGGCGGCGAGCCCGAGAAGTGCGTCGTCTTCAAGTGGTTCGAGATATTCTTTGAGCCGGACGACAAGAAGCTCATGGAGCGCTACCACGCGTGTAAGAGCGGTGAGCTTCTCTGCGGCCAGTGCAAGCGCGAGCTGATTGAGAGGGTCCAGGCTTTCCTGAAGGAGCACCAGAAGAAGCGCAAAGAAGCGGAAAAGAAGGTCGAGAAGTTCAAGTACACCGGTGAGCTGGCGAGGGAGCAGTGGGAGAAGAGCATCCCGGAGCCGCTGAGGGGCTGA
- a CDS encoding cell division protein, with translation MEMKKLVGNVLLTVGLVAGSITAARIPPMWGGLAVSLAVMGAGIFLRRQGAREELHRAAQSGTGGVRELERLLTDALGRIERIMDAPREKAVEELTGILEELDEFAEKAQPLRIEGLMTYGTIMSVFSRGERALNRAWSAFADGYENEGRRYLRYGYNDLKETLSAVKALKV, from the coding sequence ATGGAAATGAAGAAGCTCGTTGGAAACGTCCTGCTCACGGTAGGCCTCGTCGCCGGTTCAATAACCGCCGCCAGGATACCGCCCATGTGGGGCGGCTTGGCAGTTTCCCTGGCCGTCATGGGTGCCGGAATATTCCTCAGGCGCCAGGGTGCCAGGGAAGAGCTCCATAGGGCGGCCCAGAGCGGAACCGGTGGCGTCAGGGAACTTGAGAGGCTCCTCACCGATGCCCTTGGTAGAATCGAGAGGATAATGGACGCCCCGCGCGAGAAGGCCGTTGAAGAGCTCACCGGAATCCTAGAGGAGCTCGATGAGTTCGCCGAGAAGGCGCAGCCCCTAAGGATAGAGGGCCTCATGACATACGGAACCATCATGAGCGTCTTCAGCAGGGGCGAGAGGGCCCTCAACAGGGCCTGGAGCGCCTTCGCTGACGGCTATGAGAATGAGGGAAGGAGGTACCTCCGCTACGGCTACAACGACCTTAAGGAGACCCTCAGCGCGGTCAAGGCGCTGAAGGTCTGA